The genomic DNA ATATTTTAGGATAGTCTAGGACTCTAGGCGGACACGTCAATAAATCTATAAGGAAATTGCGTAGttgaacaaaaataatgaaatcacAATATTTCATACCTATATGTAGAGGGATAGTTCAGTCGGAATTTATCCTAACGACACTCGCGCTTGACGATAAACAGTCGGAATTTATAGTCGCACGATAAAGTGGATGTTCTGTTAATAAGGACTAcgattccactgtatgatttgaaaCTGCGCGCCTAGTTGTTCTTTTTtctgtgctgtgttgatatatttcttcataattactatgtattgaaaatgtcaatataaaaatttggcagcggaaagagccaaattagttgagctagtttggctgataaataactaAAAACAGGCGAATACAATTCTCGTTTCTACTCGCTGGGATGGGGACATGCATGACTCACAGTTCACGACCCTCTAagcaaaatatgatttaaaatcaatattttaacttattttttaaaacattttggaCCGGAAATATCGGTCTTAAATTAGCCGATTACCGATACATGACCGATTCTggaaaaatggccgatattgtcGATACTgaggccgtaattggcccgcgggccgtgaCTTGGGAACCACTAGTAGTTTAATGCAACAAACCTTGTTCAGTGAATCCAGGAGGCGGAGAAAGTGTTGGTGGAACGGAAGGAGCCGTTGTTGCATCTTCAAACGTGTTTGTGCTTTCTTGCCCTTCTAATTCCTCTATTCTTTCCAGCAATTCATTTATTGTTTCGTTCATTTCTGCTCGTTGCTTTTTCATTGCTTAACACAAATGTTATAAAATCAGAACAATTGTCGGGCCTAGTTCACTAAACTACTTTTTGTTGGCGTGGCATaatcatttttgcatatgtcatttctaacccccacctgattacgtcatccaaaaattgcATCACTGCAAAATCACAGTGACGAAATAACGCCCGTTAAAGTATACGGATTGCCGTctaaaacgcgcagacgatcacccgaaatcgagcaagctatctctctcgttttctcgtcatgACGGTCtcaatatgagagagatcgctggcgttcgcgagttctttatcgtcggcgagATGCCttttcgggcgatcgtagctTTACCTTAGTCAGGTGGGGGGTTAGGAATACTATATGCAAAAATAACTGTTTCAAACCAACTAGAAGTGCTTACGCTTCatttagtgaacatgcgccaAACTGTCTACTGACAATGAAATCACATACATTTGCgtttatgttttaaaaaaatcacaaaatacgGTCAAAGAAATAATGTTGGTGAACGCAACTAGATTGCCACGTAAGTGAATGGCGCTTATATgtacctggtacacacactacgggagaaCCAAAAATATGTAACTCTCGAATGTTCGTAGAAAAGTTGTTCATTTCTATATTACAAGTTCAAAGGTCATAAATCCAACTCGGCGGTGAGGCACATCGTACCAAGCGTTACTAAACCGCTCGCCATCGCAGCTCTGATttctctgcgtgggttcgcggattcgaatctcatgcggggatggttatgtgcgagaggattgcttgactcctGTGTTGTAGGGTGAttcatccaccatcaagtccatgcttctgaaaacaaataactaactaatcccatacccgacatggactggcaacCGGACGATAGGCGTGGATCGTcgtatgattaagccgtcttatcggattTTCTCTCTCcgaggataaatatgtaaatcctatcctatgctATCCATCTGAGGATTTGACAAACAGTTTTGCATATGGATCTACAATAGCAAATCAAACAATCTTGTAGATTTCACCTCTTTCGACTTTTTCATTAATCAAGGCTCCAAGTTTATCATAATCGACTTCTGCTTGCGATCCCTTGAGCCCAGGAAATCCTCTATCGCCTTTCGGGCCTTTTTTGCCCAGAATAATTTGTACTTCGTCACTAAAAATCGATTTACgactatttttttaaaagcacAAACAAAACCTGACGGATAACACGCAAAACCGGCGtatttacaaccatgcttgaataccCGTCCGAGAGAAAGAAGTTTCTGAGCGACTTCATGAAATGCTATTGTTACGTTATCGTAGGTtcattgctgattggtcattgttacaagtataaacaagaaaatcaatgctcggggaaacatccaatgAGACTGAACAATATAGTCTCCATAACAGGCGGTTTAAATTGTTATCAATGAGTCGCTGCTACATCCGATAATTACaagatttttgtaaaattaccaaaatattACTTTGCAAAATTTGCCACATACCGATTTTCGCCATATACATCTTCTATACTCTCTAACTGTAGACAAACCCTCTCTTGTCTCCTTCCATTCGTGAGTATGGAAAGTGAGAGAAATAGCACCAAAGTGACTATTGGTGATATCATagttaataattatttaatacGACAGAATCTGTAAAAACAAAGATTTGTGTCGCCATAATGTTTAataattcaacaaaatttataaacttcTGCATTCCCAGATTAGTATTATTAGGCAAGATTATGCAAGTATAATATCaaagtttatttattaaaagattttttttttattaaatcctCTAGGCCAgagcttcccaaacttttaagctCGCGAGTCCTCTTGTTTTGCAAGCACGCGCTTCTATTCCGTCTTATGTATTCTCTCGAACTCAttagatttatgttttgcactattttttataattgtgtttcgaattGAAAGCTTAAAAATGTATAATAAAGACTTTGAGTGAAATTTGTTGCGCGCCTCCCTGTGGGGTCGCGACCCCCATTTTGGAAAGCTCTGATCAAGGTCACCActctaaataaatatttgaattccattcaggaattaatatatattacaatcgCATTGTCGCAAGAGTTTTACTCTCTCCAATATTATATTCTACATCAGGGTTTCTTAAACCATGGGACACGACCCGAAGTTGGGTCGCCTAAAAATTTTCTTGGAGTGCTtgctttttcaataaaatattaaaagttactAACTTTATTTTATAgtgaattttttattaatttttaatttggtattgaagtgttgctcaagaATCGCATGTGTGTCATTGCGTAAAAACTTTTAAGCAAAATAAACGTGtcgatttcaaaaactcgctgATGACCCCTTGCGGGCAACCTAGGTAAAGTTAGCGCCATGAATTGATCGCAAATAAAGTGGAATAGTTGTCGCGAATATATTTAATTGCGACACGATGAATGCGATTTATGAgactaccccccccccccctttttaaATCAAAGAAAGACGTGAAACATATTAAAACAGAGAATGATTGGAACAATACATTTTTTTACTCtgtaaaatgaataatataaatcgACGGAATCGTATATTTAACtaagttaaagcgtaatttatgtaAGAAGTAATTTCATCAACATAGATTCTTTAAGACATATATAAAAGGATGATAGAAGCCTACACCCGGGGGTGGcaaacctgctttcgaccgcgaccgactaaaatcttcaaaatagctagcgatcgactgatcggtaataaggtcatacaccaggggtgggcacaattttttggTATAAGAGCCGtatgctgcaagtcagaactttaaaaaagccgcagaatttgtgaatttattaatattaaaataccatgaacagaaaagaaattcgcactagagtctaataacaataaatagataaacaaggcagctatgctcaaatatatgcacaaattgagctcatttaatttttgtttccttatagctgatttacgagagtagtctcgtaagaagttttcatgattcgtttcatggtgccgttaacattgctgactttattcttACTTAGTAGCTTATGAGAAATTAAGCACAATGGTTCATTCTCCTGACTGGtaaatgcgtattcttcttcccattctgacttgacaactctgtttttATCTTCGTACTTTCGTTTCTTAATTGATGAcatatcgcacagtaacttagaCTAACTAGCCGCAATCAAGCTACAATAccgccgacgcatcaataaacattgaccattgtgacgaaagatttgcttacttgactgacttaaattcaaaattcaacgctacagcgattttcatattaaaacataattcgtcttaatcattgacgaaaactttCACAACttttaataaatcaaaaaagtttaaatcAAAGTTTATCTCTTAGGTAAAATtctaataataatttatgttatcgagaagagccgcacaaaaagtcatgcggctcgcgagccgcggtgtgcccaccTGTGACATACACAAAAgcgggcgctccggaagtatgtgtaccaaaattacgcacaacctgaactctaacctggtacacttactatgttcaggttgtgcgtcatcttggtacacatacttcggaagcacccTAAAACGAATGGGTagtaaatatacaaataaatctACACACGTTTACAtaaaattccaccgctgccaagaagactgctcaaacttcagtatctattTAATAACATGTCCGATTCTTTGCTCGCTTCGAATTAGAAAACATTTGATATTCTGATGCCACTGctgcaaataaatttatcacTCTACTGTTGGAGTGTGACAATACCTTTCACGTACCGCCTCGATCGACGAACGTGTAGGCATTTCTGCAGTACGCGGAAGTTATTAAAAGGTCGTTCGTCGGTCAGGCACCCtttgcatttgttacgtaataatatgctctatcggTCTTGCCCAGACTCGAATACTGTGTGTGTATCGTATTTTGCACATGCACAGTACTGTATTCTTCTTATAATAATAAACTTCAcaggcgctgcatgaaactggttcaaggcaattCTTTGTGGGGAACCATATAATTCACTCAATATCAGACGCGATCGGCTACTCGAGCCTTTGCGATCGACCGGTCTGTAGCCCTGGCCTACACGAAAGATAATAATCATAATGAACTAAATTTGGGAATTTGGGTTCCTCGAAATTGAAATCCTCGACCAATGATCTCACAACAGCTTTTGATTTTATTGAGCAAAacgctcaaaaaaaaaaaacatcgatgTCGACCAGAGCGCAAGATTTGGTGCATGTGATAAGAAGAACCGATATTGGGATATAGATGGCcggaataaacaaacaaaaatcacGAAACACACCTTGCCCTATGTAAAATTCACTGCTCGCTGTAAAAGGAGGTTGAATACAACATGCTGAAATAGACAAATCTTCCACATCAGTGCTCACTACAGCCGAAGTGAATTGAAAGCGATGCGCACATAcataacctgaacatagtatgtgtacaaggttagaggtatcaggttgtgcgccatcttggtgcagttatcaggttgtgcgccatcttggtgcacatacttaatctgaacatagtatgtgcaccaggttagctttatcaggttgtgcgccatcttaatgcacatacttaacctgaacatagtatgtgtaccaggttagctttatcaggttgtgcgccatcttaatgcacatacttaacctgaacatagtatgtgtacaaggttagagGTAtccggttgtgcgccatcttgatgcacatacctAATCTGAACATCGTATGAATACCACGTTAGgtttatcaggttgtgcgccatcttggtgcagttttcaggttgtgcgccatcttggtgcacatacttaatctgaacatagtatgtgcaccaggttagctttatcaggttgtgcgccatcttaatgcacatacttaacctgaacatagtatgtgtaccacgttaggtttatcaggttgtgcgccatcttggtgcagttttcaggttgtgcgccatcttggtgcacatacttaatctgaacatagtatgtgcaccaggttagctttatcaggttgtgcgccatcttaatgcacatacttaacctgaacatagtatgtgtacaaggttagaggtatcaggttgtgcgccatcttggtgcacatacctaATCTGAAtatcgtatgtgtaccaggttagggttatcagatTGTGccccatcttggtgcacatacctaatctgaacatagtatgtgtaccaggttagaggtatcaggttgtgcgccatcttggtgcacataattAATCTAAAcatcgtatgtgtaccaggttagggttatcgggttgtgcgccatcttaatgCACATAATTaccctgaacatagtatgtgtacaaggttagaggcatcaggttgtgcgccatcctggtgcacatacttaaTCTGAACATACtatgagtaccaggttaggtttatcaggttgtgcgccatcttaatgCGTATacttaacctgaacatagtatgtgtacccggttagggttatcgggttgtgcgccatcttaatgCACATAATTACCCTGAACAtcgtatgtgtacaaggttagaggtatcaggttgtgcgccatcctggtgcacatacttaatctgaacatagtatgagTATCAGGTTAGGTttatcaggttgtgcaccatcttaaTACACATACTtaacctgaatatagtatgtatatcaggttagggttataaggctgtgcgccatcttggtgcacatacctcTGGAGCGCCCTTGAAGctacttgaaaataaaaatatttgttagattcgatcttccctgccttattttggatatatttttacattttttttattttggatattcacgttccatccacgtatttccgagatgttttttgaataaaatatacggTCGCTTcactatttgttatttgtagcttattgttagctagttatttttgaggtggacgcaagatttgacaaatttgaCAAAGGAGGCCCGGctttaaaagtttgagaaccgctggtcTAAGGTCTTCCCTAGATGTTAGACTCtacagcaggggtgtgcaacctttttcgcaggcgggccaaatatcaataactgggcataaccgcgggccgcaccttcatttaacataggctttatattagttgcaggcacaaattagtttctttttgttattgatctcatgttGTCATCATAAGGGGTCCTCGCAGAAAACGcataaatatcttaaaaattaatttagcttgccgcacaccattcaaaattagtacttctccgcgggccgcacaatttgtCCTCGTGGGCCCCTttagcccgcgggccgcactttgcacacccctgctctacacTATTCTCTTTCTTTTTGATGTATTCCTTTGTGTGCTTTTCTATACTTGCTGGCACGCGTTCGTAGGTGTTGCAGTTGAAAAATAGGcgaattagttacctccatatttgtacacacacttctagagcgccatATTCAGTGCTGCCTTGTCTTTAAAATGCCGTTTTTGTGGTTACCTTGCTCGGCAGTGCTCGAAATTGTATTTTCGTATGCAACGTTTTTTTAATGATACATACaatgtttgacttttttctttCTCCTGATTACTGTTAGACTTAATCACGGGTGTCGCTGAttgataaccagtattggttgtTCGCCCCCCTTCACCAGGAAATAccattttacgtttttttttaatgtttgtaCAAAGTGTATTTACATgatcatgaaaaaataaaatactgccAACTGATAATAGGTTTTCAATGTTagcgtaatattttatttacgcAATTCTATAGCAAtgttaatatgaaaatcctgtttttattttgcaatgcttattgtagaataaacataaaataaaaaagaaaagtaataaaatataaatgaattacGTCCGGAGATGTTCATATCAAAATATCCAAGTATTCCACAGTTTTATTTGCAACTTTTGTTAATCTTAAATTTTCCAAATGGATCTATTTTGCGTTCACCAGGGGTGgacaattacttttctgagttggccagttacagataatagacttggatACTGGGGCGGAAGCTCAGagcttaatataaaaaattatgaataaaagacagtttatttacaaaagctAGTTCAACAGCTAGACTGACGTTTATATcgttggttctcaaacttttacagataatagacttggatACTGGGGCGGAAGCTCAGAgcttaatatgaaaaattatgaataaaaaacagttcatTTACAAAAGCTAGTTCAACAGCTAGACTGACGTTTTTATCagtgattttcaaacttttacagccgcacccccttttttagaaattgtcaagttttgcgccccacctcaaaaataactagctaacaataaggatggaacgtaaataattaaataaatgtaataacaattacgtaacaatggacTCCTAGGATTGGAGTAAACATGCTAACGATTGTATGGAAGGTTCTAGAGTCAGAGGTGGGCAGGGTTTTGGGCCACGGGCCAAATATTTTagccacctagactggcgggccaactaagtgtgacgtaaaacgttacattttataaatgatatttacagAGTTACAAAAGCAAACGTGGCAAACAGTAAGCCTCGTGCCGACACTAAATTTAtccgcaatttcaacaaatttcttgagctatttttagctaaaacatcaaaatttggttttagtttggttgtggcagcatcaggcgggccaaattgagttacccaatgggccggatttggcccgcgggccatagtttgTCCATGTCAGTTCTAGACACTCTGAACTAGCAGCATGAGGTCGAACTCCTAAACATGCTCCAGGATaaagataataaaaatacaagaaaaacagactctctgcaatctctaaacaataaagaaatttgaataaccaaaataaggcggacaagatcaaatctaacaaatatttttgactaTGATTAACTTTATGCCCCCTCAAAGttgtctacgcccccttgtGGTACATATGATCACTGgtacatataataataagaagcacaatgtaacaatcggggtcattatgacgttattttcatcgatattttaaACGGAAATTTATGTTCATAACAACCATAATTGTGATTTCAGCAGATActagtgggccggatgaaataCTTCGGTTgaccggattcggaccgcgggcAATAATTCGCCCAATTCTGCGTTAAACGATTTAAGGTTAAATATTGATAGGCTTGGCAAAAATATCGATAAATTCAGATGTTTGAAATACGAGACACGATATATTataattcttcaatttcaaatttcgaaaaaaatgaatatgttataaatttttatatatggaACTATCTTTGGTGAAACATGAATGTAAATTCCAACTTTTTTTTCGTGCTCCCGAATTATGAGCAGAAttatggcgcacaacccgaacatagtatgttgaccaggttagggttatggggttgtgcgccatcttggtgcacatacttctggagcgccctttttttaagtttttgaattaattttaacataaaatgaatatttgaataaactaaacaaaaacaactaaaagcaattcaataatatggggtgtccatgtatttgaaaaaatttcaaaattgcaaaaggaATTCAATGCCATTTAGAGTTTTGGCCCACACCCTGCACTTCATGACCACCCTTTATTTATCACATATTACGAACAAAACggtaaaattaatgaaattttttgagcacatttaaatatttgc from Styela clava chromosome 12, kaStyClav1.hap1.2, whole genome shotgun sequence includes the following:
- the LOC144430665 gene encoding uncharacterized protein LOC144430665, whose amino-acid sequence is MISPIVTLVLFLSLSILTNGRRQERVCLQLESIEDVYGENRDEVQIILGKKGPKGDRGFPGLKGSQAEVDYDKLGALINEKVERAMKKQRAEMNETINELLERIEELEGQESTNTFEDATTAPSVPPTLSPPPGFTEQDIVCYDGRIFIPLASEQVLKASAIAKCRQLGGELANIYNQKHMDMIMTFIRDNKLDGQSYKYFRLGMTHDPINQILRFQNETVTSYRDFKWYPGYPFNGQRYSRDKKHIHQDS